A window from Myxocyprinus asiaticus isolate MX2 ecotype Aquarium Trade chromosome 37, UBuf_Myxa_2, whole genome shotgun sequence encodes these proteins:
- the LOC127428073 gene encoding ras-related protein rab7-like, whose product MTSRKKVLLKVIILGDSGVGKTSLMNQYVNKKFSNQYKATIGADFLTKEVMVDDRLVTMQIWDTAGQERFQSLGVAFYRGADCCVLVFDVTAPNTFKTLDSWRDEFLIQASPRDPENFPFVVLGNKIDLENRQVATKRAQAWCQSKNNIPYFETSAKEAINVEQAFQTIARNALKQETEVELYNEFPEPIKLDRNDRAKPSAETCSC is encoded by the exons ATGACATCAAGGAAGAAAGTTCTACTAAAGGTGATCATCCTTGGAGACTCTGG GGTTGGAAAGACATCTCTGATGAATCAGTATGTGAATAAAAAGTTCAGTAATCAGTATAAAGCCACTATAGGAGCAGATTTTCTGACAAAAGAAGTGATGGTTGACGATCGACTCGTCACAATGCAG ATATGGGACACAGCAGGTCAAGAGAGGTTCCAGTCTTTGGGCGTGGCATTTTACCGCGGTGCAGACTGTTGTGTGCTTGTGTTCGATGTCACTGCCCCCAACACTTTCAAAACACTGGACAGCTGGAGGGACGAGTTCTTGATCCAGGCCAGCCCACGTGACCCAGAGAACTTCCCCTTTGTGGTGCTGGGCAACAAAATTGACCTAGAGAATAGGCAG GTAGCAACCAAGCGAGCACAGGCTTGGTGTCAGAGTAAGAATAACATCCCATACTTTGAGACCAGTGCAAAAGAGGCCATCAACGTTGAGCAGGCTTTCCAGACCATTGCACGTAATGCACTCAAACAG gaaaCCGAAGTGGAGTTATACAATGAGTTTCCTGAGCCAATTAAACTAGACCGGAATGATAGAGCCAAGCCATCAGCAGAGACTTGTAGCTGCTGA